A segment of the Leptospira barantonii genome:
GGTGTGGATCCGAAAAAATGTATCTTTCGCATTTATAGGGACGTTCGTTTTTCCAAAAACAAGGAACCCTATAAAACCAATTTCGGTGCGAGCATCGGAGCTTCCGGAAAAGATTTAGGCCGTCCTCTTTTTTACATTCACGTTCAACCGGGCAACGAATCCTTTATCGCGGGCGGTTTATATATGCCCGAAACTAAGATTCTTCGCACGGTGCGGGAATCTATTTTAGAAGATTCTAAAATTCTAAAGAAGATTATCCAAGATAAGAAGTTTGTCGCTGAGTTCGGAGGTCTTTCGGATATGAAGTTAAAAACCGCTCCGAAAGGTTTTTCAAAGGATCATCCCGATCTTTCTTTGATCCAATATACGAGTTATATCGTGGAAAGAAAAGTGAACGACGCGGACCTGACTTCCAAAAACTTCGTCAAGAATACGATCGAATCGTTTAAGATACTTCAGCCGTTTCTAAAGTATTTGGACGGATTGGTTCTTTAAACGCCGCCCATCGGAAGGAAAAGGCGTTTAAAGGGTTCGGTTTCGTTTTGCGGATTTTGTAAAATCCGCTTTCGATTTCGAAACGATCATTCTCCCGTTCCGTAGATTTTATTCGGAGTGACCTTGGCGGGTTTTAAGGTGCAGTCTTCGCTTAACAACATAATCCTTTCCGCTTCGTAAGCGGTTCTGTTGCTCGCACAGAGCGAGAAGTTTCGGTTGTAATTTGCGATCGCAAATATAAAACCTTTGGTTCGAATCGCGTCGATACATCGATTCATAGAATCGGTGGTATACGTTTTCGATTTTTCGATTCCCATCGCTTCGATAAAAATCAGATGGGATGTAAATAGGTTAAGCCCCGCGGGAGAGACGCCGCTCGTTGTGCTCGAGTTCGGAAACGCTCCGGTCGCGTTGTAATCCACTTGCAGTGTATAATCCTGCCCGGTCGCTCCTTCGCAACCTATGTATACGGCATCCCAAGGATTGGATGCGATCGTTCGGCTGACTGCGTTCGTTCCAGTTACAAGAGGTATGGTGATTCCGCCCGGAAAGAAACTGTTGTTCATCGTTTCATCCACTCCGTAACTGATCTTACAAGCCGCCGCGCCCGTGAGCTGTGAGAATTGTCCGTAGAGAAACACGTTATTCGTAAAAACAAAAACGTCCTTGTCCGTCGGACTGGAAATATTGCCGGTTATTTTTGCTCTTGAGAATTGTGGGTATTGAAGCGATATCGATTGTGCGGTCGAATACGTTTCGTTCGGATTGGTGTCGTTCGTCAAGGAGTAGGGCGTCGAATTGTCCGTGCCCACATTACAGGTTGTATTGTTGATTTTAGGACTACCGAAACTTTCGAACGTGGAAATGACGGAGATCTCTTTGGAGATTCTTTCGATCGCGTCCTTGCCGCTTACTATATCGATTTTATCGCTCTGACATCCGGTGCAGAGTAGAATGAGGAGGATCGTAATTTTCGCTTTTTTCATAAAATCCGTTCTCTGATTCTTTTACGCTTCTTGTCATTTTGAACAGACAAGGAGAACGGATTTTTTAATTGGAAATATCTTTTTTTACGGAAGTCGCATTAAATGTTTCTGATGCTTACGTTTCAAAAGCGTTGCAGAAACTCAGTAACCTCGCTTCCTATTGGCGCGAGGTTACGTTTGATCTTCCGCTAAGACGATCAGGTTGTCATCCGGGCCGACCGTAAAGTTCGTATCCTTGAGGGGGATTAGGTGAACCCCATAACCCTTTTCCTCTTCCAATTCCTCGGAAGCGATTCGAATTCCAAAACAGGTTTCTCCTCGTTTTAAGGCCGCGCTTGCACAATCCGCAAAACTCAAGGTCTGTGGAAGATGATCGAAATACAAGGACGCGGGTTTGAGATAGATCTCGCTTCCTTCCGGGCTGAATAGATTTTCGTAAATTCTCATTACGTCCGGTTCCTGCGAAACCTGAGCCATCATCTTCGAAACGAATTGATTGGAAATGAGGAAGTCCTTCACACCGGTTTCAAGCACGATCTCCGTATTTTCGGAATTCATGATTTCGGTGATCAACTGAGTGGAAGGTTGATTGCCCGTTTTGAAAGAGTATCTTTTGAAGTATTGTCTGAAACGAAGCAAAAGAGAAATCGTCTGTGCGTCTACTTCTTCAATATTCTCCTTTTCCTCGGCTAAGAATATTACGGAATCGTAAGATTCGGGAGCGAGACGTTTCATCACCGATTCCTGCGAAAGATCCGCCTGAAAGGAACGAAGGGTGATCTTAGGATATTTTTTCTTCAATCGAAGAACTGTGGATTTGAATTCGTCGTCGATCTGTTTTACGAGAATGTCGATTGTCGAACCGGGAGAAACGAACTTTGCGTATTCTTCCACGATCAACGGGCTTTTCGAATTCCATCCCACGATCAATTGTTTGTCGACCGGGTTGTTCTTTTTCTTTTTAGGAAGAGCGAAGTCCTTCGGACTTGCGACCGCCGATTCCGAATAACGGATCTTGGAATCGTCTTCCGCGAGAAGAATCGCGTCCTCCGCGTCGCTCGGAACGTAATCCGAGGGCGGATTCAAAATGATTTCTCCGTCCTCTTTGCGAAAACCCAACGGAACCGATTCGTTAAACCGAAATGAAATTTGTCGATGATCGAGACCGTTCCATCCGGAAGAAGGTTTGTAAAAGTAGATCTCGTCTCCTTCGAACCCGACGAGGTTGGAATATACGACCGCGAGTCCGGAGGTTCTTGAAGTTTGTACGAGAAGTTTTGCGAGAATGTTTCTTTCATCCATTACTTGGATCGAAGAGGAAAGTTCCTGCGCGATCATTCTGTTTTCTTCGTTGTAGAGTTCGGCGACGATCGGAGGAAGTTCTTTTCCATGACCAAGCGCGACTAACGCCATCAAGGATTTTAAAACCTTCGCGTCCCCGATGTTTCTTCCGTCCTTACCGTCTTCCTCTCCGGATGAATTCAGAACCAAAACGGACTTCGCTTCTCCCGCGTTCACCTTTCTCAAAGAATGAAGACTGGAAGGAGTTCCGGAACGTGTGATGATCTTCGTGGTTTTTCTTTCTTCGAGATTTTCGGAAAGATAATCGTCCATGACTTCCTTGTCTTCCTCGGCGAGTATTACCACAACCGCTCTCGATTCGGAAGAATTGGCTTCGATCAATTCCTTGATGATTTCCACGACCCGAACTCCGAAACCGAGAATGATCGTATGATCTTTTTCTAATACGTCGCTTTTTCCTTTTCTCAAGTCCTGGATTTTCTGATCGAACTGATTCGTGATGAACGCAACCAAACTCGAAAAGAGTACCAACCCCAAAAAGACCGTGAGAATTCCGGTAGTTTTATTGAACCAGTTCGATTCTCCGTCTTCCGCGACGGCGCCCGCGTCGGAGATCTGCAGGAATACCCTCCATAAAAATTCTCCCTTTCCTTGGATGGATTCGTCCGGAAAAATCAGTCCGCCTAACAAACGAAATACGGAGAGGGTCACAAACGCGATTAAGAATAACGTGATCAGAGCTACGAAAACCGAACCCCCGCCTCTGGACATGAAGTTGTCGAAATGATACCGAAGTTTATCCGAAAATTTATGGTTTGATTTCATGGATGAAGAATGGAAATCAAAGCCCGGTTTTTATCAAATGGAAAATAAATTCTTTCTGAAAAATAAGAACGGTTTTTAGAGACTGGAAACGAACAACAAAAGGGAGAGTATAAGGCAAAGGGGAGAATAGTATAGGTCGTCGTATTTCGAGAAATTGGTTCCTCGGATCTTTTTGAAAAAGCCCACGAGTTTGAAATCCCCGACGGCTCTGAGCAAGAACACGAACGATAAGAACGTGGTTCCGTATTCCAAGAGGTTGTGAAAAATTCCGAGCGGAGTCTGCATTCTGAGTCCGATCGGAAACAAGGCGGCAAGAAATAACAGGATTCCCACCGTTGCGGTGGTTAGTTTCCCCGGTTGAAAAGCCGGTTTACCCTTTACTTCCGGTATTGCCCGATTCTTTCCCTTGGCTCCTCCCGCCACCCAATAAAAATGAAATCCGGATAGTATGAAGAGTATCACACCGGAAATCCAAGAAGTTATTTGAGCGATCGGTTCCATGGAAAGTTTACTGAAGGAGATCCACCGTGGCGGACTCGGGGTTTTGATTTTGATACAACTTCATCAGAAGCCGCACCAATTCCCTTTTTTCGTTTTCGGTAAATCCTTTGTATAGATTGTTCACGAGCGATCTGGAAATTCCGAGTAGTACAGGGCGAACGGAATACGCCTTGTTCGTAAGTTCCAGATGCACGATTCTCTGATCTTCGGGATCTCTCGTCCGTTCGACGAAACCCAACGCTTCCAACTTATCGACAAGAGCGGTTAACGTGGATTTGTCTCGGTTGATCATCTTCGCGATCTCCTGCATCTGCGCTTTCTTCTTCTTGACGAGCGCGAACAGTATGTCGGCGTGCGTGGTTGTTAACGGACCTAAACCTTTTTCTTTTAACTCCAGGTTTAAGTGTCTGTGAAATTCGTCTCGAATTCTCGAGATCATATAGATGATCAGTCTAGGACTCATATTTTACCCAATTTTAGAAATTTTTTTCTGATCAGGCAAATTGATATAGATAGATTACCTCTCCTACGGCCGCCGCTTTCGTGGATCCTTCGGTTTCAAAAGTCATCTTCAGAGTCATTCTCGCCGTACCTCTTAGGTC
Coding sequences within it:
- a CDS encoding MarR family winged helix-turn-helix transcriptional regulator, which gives rise to MSPRLIIYMISRIRDEFHRHLNLELKEKGLGPLTTTHADILFALVKKKKAQMQEIAKMINRDKSTLTALVDKLEALGFVERTRDPEDQRIVHLELTNKAYSVRPVLLGISRSLVNNLYKGFTENEKRELVRLLMKLYQNQNPESATVDLLQ
- a CDS encoding CASTOR/POLLUX-related putative ion channel, coding for MKSNHKFSDKLRYHFDNFMSRGGGSVFVALITLFLIAFVTLSVFRLLGGLIFPDESIQGKGEFLWRVFLQISDAGAVAEDGESNWFNKTTGILTVFLGLVLFSSLVAFITNQFDQKIQDLRKGKSDVLEKDHTIILGFGVRVVEIIKELIEANSSESRAVVVILAEEDKEVMDDYLSENLEERKTTKIITRSGTPSSLHSLRKVNAGEAKSVLVLNSSGEEDGKDGRNIGDAKVLKSLMALVALGHGKELPPIVAELYNEENRMIAQELSSSIQVMDERNILAKLLVQTSRTSGLAVVYSNLVGFEGDEIYFYKPSSGWNGLDHRQISFRFNESVPLGFRKEDGEIILNPPSDYVPSDAEDAILLAEDDSKIRYSESAVASPKDFALPKKKKNNPVDKQLIVGWNSKSPLIVEEYAKFVSPGSTIDILVKQIDDEFKSTVLRLKKKYPKITLRSFQADLSQESVMKRLAPESYDSVIFLAEEKENIEEVDAQTISLLLRFRQYFKRYSFKTGNQPSTQLITEIMNSENTEIVLETGVKDFLISNQFVSKMMAQVSQEPDVMRIYENLFSPEGSEIYLKPASLYFDHLPQTLSFADCASAALKRGETCFGIRIASEELEEEKGYGVHLIPLKDTNFTVGPDDNLIVLAEDQT
- a CDS encoding DUF3995 domain-containing protein, whose protein sequence is MEPIAQITSWISGVILFILSGFHFYWVAGGAKGKNRAIPEVKGKPAFQPGKLTTATVGILLFLAALFPIGLRMQTPLGIFHNLLEYGTTFLSFVFLLRAVGDFKLVGFFKKIRGTNFSKYDDLYYSPLCLILSLLLFVSSL
- a CDS encoding DUF2461 domain-containing protein is translated as MLHPSTLDFLKKLAKNNNKPWLEKNKDSFTEAKTDFENLITELIFGLAKVNPALTGVDPKKCIFRIYRDVRFSKNKEPYKTNFGASIGASGKDLGRPLFYIHVQPGNESFIAGGLYMPETKILRTVRESILEDSKILKKIIQDKKFVAEFGGLSDMKLKTAPKGFSKDHPDLSLIQYTSYIVERKVNDADLTSKNFVKNTIESFKILQPFLKYLDGLVL